TTTGGTGACGTACACCAGAGTCTGGCGCTGGGCATGATTGAGTGCGCCATTACCGGCCCGAGCTCGGCCAACTCCGCCGGCTGGCCGGAAGTGACCACCCACATGCTGCCCCTGGGCTTCCAGCTGGCGCTGAATGGTTACGGCATCAACCTCAAGACCTGGAACAAGCTCGATGCCGAGCAGCAGCAGACCCTGCAGAAAGCCTTTGACGAGCTGAGCGAGGAAATCTGGAGCTACTCCGAAGAGCTGTTCCTGGATGCCAGCCGCTGTAACGTGGGTGAACAGCCCTGTGACACCGGCAAGCCCTTCAACCTGGTGGAAGTGCCGGTGAACGAGGCCGACCTGGCTACCGTGGCCAATACCGTGACTCAGGTGTCCTATCCGACCTGGGCCGAGCAGTGCGACAAGTCCAACGCCGACTGCTCCGCCAACTGGAAACGGGACCTGAAGGACATAGTGGGCCTGTAACCCCTTAACAACGCCGGCCTGTGCCGGCGTCTTTGTCTGAATGACACTCAAGTGGACCGGCTGGCGATATGGGCCTCGCCGGTCCCGCGTCCGGCAACAGGGTGATGGCTGCCCTGGCGCCGGTGACAAGGAGACGTTGACATGAAGCGAATAGAGCGGCTGACCAGCCTGGTATTTGGCGGCATGTTTCTGCTGTTGTCGCTGATGATTGCGGTAGAGACCCTGCTGCGCAAGTTTTTCAAGATATCGTTGCAGGGGGTGGATGAACTGAGCGGTTATGCGCTGGCGGTGGGGGCCACCCTGTCCTTTACCATCGCCCTGTTTGGCCGCGCCCACATGCGCATCGACATTTTTCACGAGCGCCTGCCCAGAGGGTTGCAGAGCGTGCTGAACTGGCTGTCTGCCCTGTTCATGTGTGGCCTGGGTCTGTTTATGGTGTGGGTGTGCCTGAATGTGGTGCTGGAAACCCTGGACTACGGCAGCACCTCCCAGACGCCCTGGGCCACGCCGCTTATCTATCCCCAGAGTGTGTGGATGGCGGGTCTGGTGGTGTTTGCCCTGGTGGCCCTGGGCTATGGCCTGCGCGCCACCTGGCTGCTGGCCAGTGGCCGGGTGAACATGCTGAACAGTGAATTCAACCCCAAGGGGGTGAGT
The Oceanimonas pelagia genome window above contains:
- a CDS encoding TRAP transporter small permease subunit, with protein sequence MKRIERLTSLVFGGMFLLLSLMIAVETLLRKFFKISLQGVDELSGYALAVGATLSFTIALFGRAHMRIDIFHERLPRGLQSVLNWLSALFMCGLGLFMVWVCLNVVLETLDYGSTSQTPWATPLIYPQSVWMAGLVVFALVALGYGLRATWLLASGRVNMLNSEFNPKGVSEELKEELADFAQRQQQQEQNTAAPKLAGEGAQ